CAGTACCGGCACCGTCACCAGATCCCGCCGCAGATCGACGGCCGCCGACTCCGGAACGACCACCGTGGCCCGGCCCAGCGCGATCAGCTGGTAGATCTGCGTGAGGTTCCGCACCTCGGGCCCGGGCCCGTCGGGATAGCTGCCGTCCGGCCGGCACCAGCGCGCCAGTGGCAGGTCCGGCAGCGCGGCGAGCTCGGCCTTCCGGATCTGCGCACGTCCGGCCAGCGGGTGCGAGAGGGGCAGGACCGCGACCTGCGCCTCGGTGAGGAGGGTCTCGGTGTCGAGCCCTTCGGCCGGGTCGAAGGGCAGGTGCAGCAGGGCCACGTCGGCCTGACCGCTGAGCAGCAGACGCTGGTGCTGGTGCGCCTCGCACAGCAGCAGCTCCACGGCGGCGGCGCCGGGCTCTGCGCGGTAGGCGTCGAGCAGCTTGGCCAGCAGTTCGCCGGCCGTGCCGGTCTTGACCGCGAGGATGACGCGCGGCTGGGACTGCGCGGCTTCCCGCGTACGGCGCTCGGCGGTGGCCACGGCGCCCAGGATCGAGCGGGCCTCGGCCAGCAGCACGGCGCCGGCGTCGGTGAGCGTGACCTTGCGGCTGGTGCGTTCCAGGAGTGTGACGCCCAGGCGCCGTTCGAGCTGCGCGATGGTGCGAGACAGGGCCGGCTGCGCGATGTTCAGACGCTCGGCGGCCTTCCCGAAGTGCAGTTCCTCGGCGGCTGCGACGAAGTACTGCAACTCGCGGATCTCCATGCGTCCACCGTAACGCGGCAGGGCCTGGACCGATGCCGCCGCGCTATCGCTGCGGTGCCCAGACGGTGTTGGTCCCCGGCGTCGGTGCCACAAGACTCGTGGTCATGAACGAGAAGACGACCGCGCTGGTCACCGGCGCGAACAAGGGCATCGGGTACGAGATCGCGGCCGGGCTGGGCGCGCTGGGCTGGAGCGTGGGCGTCGGTGCCCGGGACGAGCAGCGCGGCGCCGAGGCGGTGGCCCGGTTGCGGGCCTCGGGCGTGGACGCGTTCGCAGTCCCGCTGGACGTCACCGACGAGGCGAGCACCGCCGCCGCGGCGCGGCTCATCGAGGAGCGCGGGGACGGCCTGGACGTGCTCGTCAACAACGCCGGCATCGCCGAGGGCTGGCCGGACAACCCGACCGCGCTGGATCCGGAGGTAGTACGGCGGCTGGTGGACACCAACGTCATCGGCGTCATCCGCGTCACCAACGCGATGCTGCCGGTGCTGCGCCGCTCCGCGCACCCCCGCATCGTCAACCAGTCCAGCCACGTCGCCTCGCTGACGTTCCAGACCACCCCCGGCAGCGAGCGCGGCGGCATCAGCGGCGGCTACACCCCGACGAAGACCTATCTGAACGCTGTCACGATCCAGTACGCCAAGGAGCTGAAGGACACCGGCATCCTGATCAACCTCGCCTGCCCCGGCTACGTCGCCACGGACCTGAACGGGTTCCAGGGCAGCCTGACCCCCGCACAGGGCGCGGCGACCTCGATCCGGCTGGCGACGCTGCCGGACGACGGGCCCAGCGGGCAGTTCTTCGACGCCGACGGCGTGGTGCCCTGGTGAGGACTCACCGGTGACGCCTCACCCCGTGGCGGCTCCGTGGGACTGAGCCTCTATCGTGCCCATCATGGACCTGATGGGCACGGCGAAGGTGAAGGCCACACTCGCGGACGGCACCGACGTCCTGGCGGCGACCGTCGAGGCGGGAACGGCGCTTGAAGAGTGGCGGAAGCTGCGCGCGGAACACGCGGCAAGCGGGCTGTGGCCGTTCCTCGTCGACCCGGGAGAGCCGACGGTCCTGGAGGGACTTCCCCGGTCGGTCGAGCCACGGGAGCACCATCGCAGCGCAGCGGAGATCTTCGCGAACGGCAAGGCGGTCACGCCGGAGGCAGAAGCCGACCAGGAGTCCTCGGCCGCGCTGACCACAACGATCGGCCTGATCCCGGCCGAGTACGGCGGCGTGGAGATCCCCGCCCTGCTCGACTGGGACGCGGCCCCTGGGCTGTCAGGACTCGAGCACACGGCGGTACTGGCCGACTGGCGCCGCCGCTTCGGCGCCGAATTGCTGACGCTGACCCGGGACCGGATCGAGCTTTTCGTACCGCGTCCTCCGACGGAGGCCACAGCGGTCGCGGCGCTGCGGCTGGAACAAGCCGGTTACTGCGCCGGCACCTGTTCCTCGGCCACCGGAACGTTGTGGGCTTTCCAATGGGTCTGAGCCAAGCCAAGCCGGTCTGAACCAAGCCGAGGGGCCGCCGACCGGATTGACTCCGGTCGGCGGCCCGTCGAGGTAGTGCTAGGTCGAGGTAGTACGGGGGTGAGGACCGTCAGGCGTTCACACCGGCCATGGTCTTCGACCCGTTGCTGCCGGATGCGCCCTCGCCGCCGTCCACCGCGTCGATCGCGTCGATCGTGTCCGGCGTCGTCATCGCCGCCATCCGCGGCGCCTTGACCAGGAACGGCACCACCGCGGCGACCACCGCGAGCACCGAGGCGATCAGGAACGCGTGGGTGTAAGCGTCGATCGTCGGCAGCTTCACGCCGGGGGCGACCGGCTTCATGTGGGCGGTCAGCACCGCGCCGATCACGGCCGTGCCGACCGCGCCGCCGACGGTGCGCAGCACCGCGTTCATGCCGTTGGCGATGCCCGACTGCTGCACCGGGACCGAGGCGTTGATGTAGGCCGGCATGGCCGCGTAGGCCATGCCCACGCCGATGCCCATCACGCCGGCCGCGACCACCACGTGCCAGCTGGAGCTGTGCGCGAAGATCAGCAGGCCCAGGCCCACGGCGGTGAACGCGCCGCCGAGCACCAGCGGCAGGCGCGGGCCGCCGCGCTTGATCAGGGCCGCGCCGACCGGGGCGGCGGCGAAGGAGCCGACCGCGGAGGGGAACAGCATCCAGCCCGAGGCCAGGACCGAGGCGCCGAAGCCGTAGCCGACGGCCTTCGGGGTCTGCGTGAAGTCGCTCATCAGCAGGAACGAGCCGTACATCGCGAAGCCGACCAGGACGCCGGCGGTGTTGGTGACCGCGACGGCCGGCTTGGCCAGCATCGCGATGTCGACCAGCGGGGAGGCCACGCGGCGCTCGACCACGACCCAGAGCACCAGGACCACCGCGGCGGTCACGAACAGCCCGAGGGTGCGCCCGGAGGCCCAGCCCCAGTCGTTGCCCTGGCTGACCGCGATCAGCAGTGCCGACAGCCAGCCGGCCAGCAGCACCGCGCCCAGCGGGTCGGACTTGCCCTCGGCCTTGATCGGGTCGTGCGGGACCACGGCGACCACCAGCGCGAAGGCGACGGCGGCCAGGACGGCGCCCATCCAGAACACCGACTCGTAGCTGAAGTGCTCCATCACCACGCCGGTGGCGACCAGGCCCAGGCCCGAGCCGACGCCCAGGGCGGCGGAGACCATCGCGACACCGCCGGTGACCTTCTCGCGCGGCAGTTCGTCACGGACGATGGCCACGGCCAGCGGCAGGATCGCACCGCCCGTACCGGCCACGATGCGGGCTATCAGCAGCATCCCGAACGAGCCGCCGATCCCGCCGAGGATGCCGCCGACCAGCACGCCGGCGATCGCCACCACCAGCATCGGCTTGCGGCCGCGCAGGTCGCCGACCCGCGCCAGCAGCGGGGTGAGCACCGCGGCGGAGAGCAGGTTGGCGGTCATCAGCCAGGTGATGCCGCTGCCGGCGACGTTCAGGTCCTTCTGCAGCGTCGGCAGGATCGGGACCACGGAGGTCTGGACGAGGGAGAAGGCCAGTACCGACAACACGAGCGCGGGCAGTACTCCCCGCGATCGCCGCGCCTGCTCGGACATGGTGCGCCTCAAACTTTCACTGGTTTATTGTTGATGTCATGAAGTATTTAACCACGGCCGGCCCGGATGTTGAGCGCTGGAGCGCCCCCGCATACCGTGGCTCCGTGAGCCGCGCCGATCTCCCCGCCGCCCTGGACAACCGCCGCGACCCCGTGACCGCGGAGGTGCTGGAGCTGTTCTGGGCGGCCTCGCAGAGCTTCTACGACAACTACGACGAGGCCGCGGCCCGCCACGATCTGACCCGGATGCAGGCGTTCGTGCTGGCCAACCTCATGGCCGGACCCAAGCCGATGCGCTTCCTGGCCGACCACCTCAAGTGCGAGCCGTCGAACATCACCGGCTTGGTGGACCGGATGGAGGCACGCGGTCTGGTGACACGCGAGCCGGATCCGGAGGACCGGCGCGTGAAGAGAATCACAGCGACCGAACTCGGCCGCGCCTCCTTCGACGCGGTGTGGGGCGGCCTGACGTTCGCCGCGGAACCGCTGGCGGGACTGAGCGGGAGCGAGCGGGAGACGCTGCGCGATCTGCTGCGGCGGATCGTGCCGACCCAGGACACGCAGAAGGCGGCGGAGTAGGACTCCGCCGCCTTGAGGTCTGCGCCGCCTTGAGGTCTGCGCCGCCTTGAGGTCTGCGCCGCCTTGAGGTCTGCGCCGCCTTGAGGTCTGCGCCGTCCTAGCCGGGGTTCCCCGACGAACCGGTGGAGGTCGGGAGGTCGGCGGAGGTCGGCTTGGGATCGCCGGTCGCAGCCGAGGTGACCGCCGCGACGAGGACCAGGGCCGTCACGACGGCCTGGACTATCGCCACGCGCGCGTGCTTGGCGCGCACGAGCAAAGCGGTGACCACGCCGAACACGGCCGTGACCGCGAACAGCACGATCAGGTCCTCGGCCCAGGCCTCGCGGCGCAGGTGCAGGCGCGCGTCGCCGAAGCGCTGGACCTCGATGACGAACAGCAGGATCAGCGCGGCGACCGCGACGGCGAAGTCCGCGAGCAGGACGCGGGCCGTGAGCGGCATGCGCTCGGGTTCGGGCTCGTAGGACGCGGGCGGCCGGCGGCGGGCTTCGGCGGGCTGGCGGGCTTCGGCAGGCTGCGCGGCCTGCGGGGGCTGCGCGGGCTGCGAAGGCTGGGCTGCGCCGCCCACCTGATGGTCGCCGTCGACCGACTCGCGGCGCGGGCGCGGCACTTCCGGCGTCGCGGCCGTCGCCGGGGCAGCCGTCGCCTGCACGGCCTCGCCGACCGAACTGACAGAGCCGACGGAACCGACCGAGCCGGCCGAACTCGTCCCGCCTGCTTGGACCGCTTCGGCCGCCGCCTCCTCCTGTGCGCCGGGCATCTCAGGGTTCGCCATCATCCGCCGTTCTTCGTCATCGCCGCGTACGAGTGTGGCGCTTATGCTGGCCCAGCGGACCCCCGGGGCGCCAGCGTCGCTGCTAGTCGGCGTCCGGAGACAGAACGTTTATGAAACGCGCCGCGGTCTCGGCCATGTCCTCGCGCGCCGGTGCCAGGTACTTGCGGGGGTCGACCGCGTTGGCCGGCGCCTGCTCCAGCCAGCCGCGCACGGCGCCGGTGAAGGCAATGTTCAAAGCGGTCCCGATGTTCACCTTCACCACTCCGCCGGCGACGGCCCGGGCCAACTCCTCGTCCGGCACGCCGGAGGAGCCGTGCAGCACCAGCGGGACGCCGACCGCGTCGCGCAGGCGGGCTATGAGCTCGTGGTCCAGAACGGCGCTGCGGTCGGTCATGGCGTGCGAGCTGCCGACCGCGACCGCCAGGGCATCCACGCCGGTCGCCACGACGAACGCGCGCGCCTCCTCGGGATCGGTGCGGGCGCCGGGGGCGTGCGCGGACAGCGGCGGCTCGCCGTCCTTGCCGCCGACCTTGCCGAGTTCGGCCTCCAGCCACAGGCCGCGGGCGTGGGCCCAGTCGGCGGCCTCGCGGGTGGCGGCCACGTTGGCGTCGTAGTCCAGGTGCGAGCCGTCGAACATGGCCGAGCCGAAGCCGTAGTCGGCAGCCTGCCGCAGCAGCGCGGGATCCTCGACGTGGTCCAGGTGCAGCGCGACCTCGACACCTGCGGCCTCGGCCACGGCGGCGGAGGCGCGGGCGATCGGCGCCAGGCGGCCATGGTGGAACTTCACGGCGTTCTCGGAGATCTGCAGGATCACCGGGGACTGCACGCTCTCAGCGGCGGCGACGATGGCCTCGGCGTGTTCCAGCGTGATGACGTTGAACGCGGCCAGGCCACGGTGCCCGGCGCGGGCGGCGGTGATGAGCTCGCCGGTGGGCTTGAGGGGCATGGAGGCTCCTAGACGGTGTGCGGGCGGGCGGAAGTTCGGGCGGCGGCCGAGGCGGTGCGCGGCCCGGCAGAAGTTCGAGCGGCGGCCGGAGCGGTGCGCGGGCCGGCAGAAGCTCGTCGAGCGGCGGTCGGAGCGGCGGTCGGCATACGCATCAGCACGGTTCGATCTCGCCACTAAACCGGCGATAAGCCTCAGCGTCGAAGACCCCTGCGCGGTCGGTGAGCACTGTCGCGGCCGACAGAGCCGCGGCGTCGGCAAGGGTTTCGGGCCAAGGAGCCCCGGCGGCCAGCCCGACGGCCAATGCCGCGACCGAGGCGTCGCCGGCGCCGGTGGGGTTGCCCCCGTCGATGCGCGGCGGGCGGGCGGTCCAGGTCCCCTCGGCGGTCAGCGCGGTGAGGCCTTCGGGCCCGTTGGAGGAGACCACCGCCCTGGCCCCGCGGTCGAGCAGCTCCGCGGCGGCGGCACGCGGATCGGCCAGGCCGGTGGCGTCAAGCAACTCGTGCGCGTTCGGCTTGACGATCGCCGGGCGCGCGGCCAGCGCGGCCAGCAGCGGGGCGCCTTCGGCGTCCAGAATTGTAGGAACGCCAAGGCTTTCAGCGACTGTGATGAGCTCGGCATAGACGTCCTCGGCAAGGCCCCGCGGCAGCTTGCCCGACAGCACCAGCACCGCCGACGCGTCGAGCACGGCGCTTTCCAGCAGCGAGGCGACGGCGGCGCATATCTCGGCCCATTCGATCCCGCTGAGCTCGGGCCCTGATTCGTTGAAACCGGTGGCCTGCCCCGATTCCTCGACCACGGTGACCGTGCGCCGCGTCGCCCCGGCGATCGGTATCGCGTGATGCGGCACCCCGGCCGCCTCCAGCTCCGCGCGCACCGCGTCGCCGTCGAAGCCGCCGAGCGGCAGGACCGCGACGGTCTCGTGGCCGAGCGCGTGCAGGGTCCGGGACACGTTCACGCCCTTGCCGCCGGCTTGGGCGTGCACCCGCGGCCGGTGCGTGGTTCCGGCTTTGAGCTCCGCGATGGTGTACGTGATGTCCAGGGCCGGGTTGAGCGTGACCGTGACTATCACGGCACCAGGTCCCAGGCCAGCAGTCCGGCGCCCAGGCAGCCGGCCAGGTCGCCCAGTTCGGCGGTGACCAGCTCGGGCAGCACGTGGTAGGTCGCCTTGGCCGCCAGCGCCTGGGCCAGCGGCGTCATCAGCGTGGCGCCGGCCTCGGCCAGGCCGCCGCCGATGACCACGCGGTCCGGGTCGAGCAGGGCGGCGGTGGTGAGCAGCGCGTCGGCCAGGACGTCGACGGCCTCGTCCCAGATCCGGCGGGCGATCGGGTCGCCGTCGGCCAGGCGCGCGACGACGTCCAGGGCGCCGGCCTTCGGGGTTCCGGCGGCCTCGGCGTAACGAGCGGCGACCGCGCCGGCCGCGGAGTACTGCGCCAGGCACCCGCGCAGGCCGCAGCCGCAGGGCAGGCCGCCGGGGCGCACGACGATGTGGCCGAACTCCCCGCCCATGCCGTGCGGGCCCAGGTTCGGCACGCCGTCGATCATGATGGCGCCGCCGATGCTGGTGCCCAGCGGCAGGAACACGAAGCGCGCCGAGCCCCGGCCGGCGCCGATGCGGGCCTCGGCCACTCCCCCGGCGCGCACGTCGTGGCCGATCGCGACCGGCACCGCCAGGCGCGCGCCGAGCAGGTCGCCGAACGGCACGTCGCGCCAGCCGATGGTGGCCGAGAAGACCCCCACGCCGGTCTTCTCGTTGATGATCCCGGGCAGCGCGAAGCCGGCCGCCGCGACCGGGGTGCCCTCGGCCGCCGCTTCCTCCACGAGTTCGGCGGCGAAGTCCGCGATCGTGTCGATGACGGCCTGCGAGCCGCGCTCGATGCGAGTGGCGCGGCGCCAGGTGCGCGTCAGCTCCCCGTCGCGGGTGACCAGGCCGGCCTTGATGCCGGTGCCGCCGACGTCCAGCGCGAGGGCGTGGACCGGTGTGGTGGCAGCGGCGACGCCGGCGCCCGCACCGGCGCCCTGCTGCTCGGGATCGGACATTCTCAGACCTCGGACAGGATGATCGAGCGGGTCAGGTTGCGCGGGTTGTCGACCTCCAGGCCCTTGCGGCCGCCGAGCGCCACGGCCAGCCGCTGCACCCGGATCAGCTCGGCCAGCGGGTCGCGGCCGTCGGCGCCGGCGTCCAGCCACTGCCCGCCGGTCGCCTCGACCTGCTCGGCCAGCCCGCGCGGGGCTTCCCCGAGCATCCAGGTCACGGTGCCGGGCGAGGCGATGCTGATCGGGCCGTGCCGGTACTCCATCGCCGGGTAGGACTGGGTCCAGGTCAGCGAGGCCTCGGTCATCTTCAGCCCGGCCTCGTTGGCCAGCCCGACGGTCCAGCCGCGGCCCAGGAACGCGAACTGGGTCTTGTCCAGGATCCCGTCCGGCAGCGGCTCGGTGACACAGCGCGCGGCGTCGGCGACGATCTTCTCCAGATCGAAGGCGGTGCCGGACTGCGCGGCGACGTGCGCGCGGAACAGGGTCAGCGCGGTGGTCGCGAAGCGCGTCTGCACGACCGACTTCTCATCGGCGAAGTCCAGCACGATGGTCGCGTCGGCCAGCACCGGGGCCGGAGTGTCGGGGTCGGCGATGACCGCGACGGTCGGGATGACGCCCCTGAGGCGCTGGAGCAGTTCCAGCACCTCGGTCGTGGTGCCGGAGCGGCTGAGCGCGACCACGCGGTCGTAGGCGCGGCCGAAGGGGAACTCCGAGGCGGCGAAGGCGTCGGTGTCGCCCAGGCCCGCCTGCTCGCGCAGGACCGCGTAGGCCTGCGCCATGTACAGCGAGGTGCCGCAGCCCACGACCGCCACGCGCTCGCCCTTGCTCGGCAGCGCCTCGGCGGTCGGGCCGGTGGCGATCGCGGCGGCCCGGCGCCAGGTGTCCGGCTGACTCGCTATCTCGGCGTCGACGTACTCGGTTCCGGACATGGTGTCTCTCCCCAGGCTGGCTGCGCTCGACAAGGAGCGTGATCCTCATGCTTGTATCTGAACGATAGCCAGACAAGTCGAGCAGAATCAAGCAGGAGAAAAAACAGCGTGGTCAGCCGCCGCGTCGCGCCGGACCGCGCATAATTACCGCGGCCCGCTCAGTCGGCCAGGTGGATCCGCACGCCCAGCTCGCGCAAGGCGTCCAGCTCAGCCGGGTCGGCGCTGGGGTCGGTGACCAGATCGGAGACGAGCGCGGCCTCGGCGATACGGGCGAAGGCGCGCCGGCCGACCTTGGTGCCGTCCGCGACCACGATCACACGCGAGGACTGCAGGATCATGGCCCGGTTGGTCTGCGCCTCGACCTCGTGGTGGGTGGTCACGCCGGCCGTGGCGCTGACGCCGCCGACGCCGAGGAAGGAGGCGTCCAGGTTGAAGCCCTCCAGCGCGCGCTCGGCGACCGGGCCGATCAGCTCATAGGACTCGGTACGCACGGTGCCGCCGGTGACCACCAGGTCTATCGCCGGGCGCAGCGCCAACTCCGCGGCGATGTTCAGGGCGTTGGTGACGATCTTCAGGCCGCCGCGCATGCCCAGGAACCGCGCGACCTCGCTGGTCGTCGTGCCCCCGCACAGCCCCACGGTCGCCGCGCTCTCGTCGATCAAGCCCGCGGCCAGTTCGGCGATCCTGCTCTTCTCCTCCTGCTGGCGCGCGCCGCGGTAGCGCATGGGCAGCTCGTACAGGACGCCGGCCGGGACGGCGCCGCCGTGGGTGCGCTTGACCAGCCCCTGTTCCTCCAGGGCTTGCAGGTCGCGGCGGATGGTGGCCTGGGAGGTGCCCAGGCGTTCGGCGGTCTCCACGACCCCCACCGAACCGTGGTCGGCCAGCAGGGCGAGGATGGCTCCGAGGCGGTCTTCTTGGCGCATGGGGACACAGTAGCGCGCAATCCGCTCATTGTGATGCTCGTTCGCGCAGAATCCGAGCATGAATGATCATCATCCTCATCGCCGGTCCCGGGTGTCCCTTTTTTCTGTGTTGGATGACTGTTTCGTAACTTGAGGTGACTCACGCCGATCATGCTCGTTGTCCGGGTCATGGCGTGGATTACTCGACGATCGTCGGATCGGTCCCTGGTCGCGGCCCTCACGGCGCTGGCAGCAGTGGTGTTCGGGTGGGGCTTCCAGCGGGGGCGGACGCACCCCTACTACACGGCGGCCGTCCGCTCGATGGGTGCCGACTGGCACGACTTCGTATACGGGTCCTTCGACCCGCGCGGCTTCATCACCACCGACAAGCTGCCCGGCGCCTTCTGGGTGCAGGCGCTGTCGGTGCGCATGTTCGGGTTCCATCCCTGGGCGGTGCTGCTGCCGCAGGTGTTGGCGGCCACGGCGTGCGTGCCGCTGTTGTTCGTCACCGTGCGGCGCTGGGCCGGCCGGGGCGCGGGCTACGCGGCGGCGGTCGCCTACACGCTCACCCCGGTGACCGTCGCGCTGTCGCGCACCAACATCCCCGACGCGCTGATGGTGTTCTTCATGGTGGTCGCCGCGCACGCGCTGTGGCGCTGGGCCGACGGCGGACGGCGCGCCACCTGGTGGCTGGCGGCCTCGGCGGTGTGGTTGGGCGTGGCGTTCAACGTGAAGATGGGGCAGGCGCTGCTGGTGGTGCCGGTCTTCGCCGGGGCGTGCTTCCTGCTGGGCGTCGGCAGCCGCTGGTGGCGTCTGGGGCGCGCGGCGGCCTACGGAACGCTGGTCGCGGCGGTGTCGCTGGCCTGGATGGTGTTCGTGACGCTGACCCCGGCATCGCAGCGGCCCTACATCGACGGGTCGGTGCACAACTCGGTGTGGGAGATGGTCTTCCAGTACAACGGGTTCGGCCGCATCGGGGGCCAGGGCGCCGGCACCGACCCGCTGGCCGGGGGCGCGGTGCTGTCCGGGGCCGGCGGGCCGGCCGGGCTCGGGCGGATCTTCGGGGCGGCCTCGGCGGGGCAGATCAGCTGGCTGGTGCCGGCGGCGGTGGCGGGGCTGGCGGCCGGGCTGTGGGCGGCTTGGCGCAGTGCTCGCAAGGCCAAGACGGCGTTCGGGACCGGGCTCGCACCGGAGGTCGACACAAGCGCGGATTCGACGGCGCAGCAAGGAATCAGCCCGAATCCGACCCGCCGCAGGACCACCGCCGGCTACCTCTTCTGGGGCGGCTGGCTCGGCATCTACGGCCTGGCCTTCTGCGCGGCCACCGGCATCCACTCCTACTACACCTCGACCCTGGCTCCCCCGGTCGCCGCGCTGGCCGGCGCCGCCTTCATCGCCGCTGCCCGCAACCGGTCGTGGTACCTCCCGGCGCTGGTGGCGATGACCGCCGGCTGGGCGTTCCTGGCCAGCCGCGAGACTCCGCACTACCAGCCGTGGCTGCGCTGGTTCGTGCTCGGCGCGGCGGTGCTGGCGATCGTGCTGCTGCCCTGGGCCCGGATCTCGCGCAACCGCATGCTCGGC
This genomic window from Catenulispora sp. MAP5-51 contains:
- a CDS encoding LysR family transcriptional regulator, with the translated sequence MEIRELQYFVAAAEELHFGKAAERLNIAQPALSRTIAQLERRLGVTLLERTSRKVTLTDAGAVLLAEARSILGAVATAERRTREAAQSQPRVILAVKTGTAGELLAKLLDAYRAEPGAAAVELLLCEAHQHQRLLLSGQADVALLHLPFDPAEGLDTETLLTEAQVAVLPLSHPLAGRAQIRKAELAALPDLPLARWCRPDGSYPDGPGPEVRNLTQIYQLIALGRATVVVPESAAVDLRRDLVTVPVLDAPPVTTVIAWPAHSRQRAVADLVRVATRL
- a CDS encoding SDR family oxidoreductase, encoding MNEKTTALVTGANKGIGYEIAAGLGALGWSVGVGARDEQRGAEAVARLRASGVDAFAVPLDVTDEASTAAAARLIEERGDGLDVLVNNAGIAEGWPDNPTALDPEVVRRLVDTNVIGVIRVTNAMLPVLRRSAHPRIVNQSSHVASLTFQTTPGSERGGISGGYTPTKTYLNAVTIQYAKELKDTGILINLACPGYVATDLNGFQGSLTPAQGAATSIRLATLPDDGPSGQFFDADGVVPW
- a CDS encoding DUF4253 domain-containing protein; the protein is MDLMGTAKVKATLADGTDVLAATVEAGTALEEWRKLRAEHAASGLWPFLVDPGEPTVLEGLPRSVEPREHHRSAAEIFANGKAVTPEAEADQESSAALTTTIGLIPAEYGGVEIPALLDWDAAPGLSGLEHTAVLADWRRRFGAELLTLTRDRIELFVPRPPTEATAVAALRLEQAGYCAGTCSSATGTLWAFQWV
- a CDS encoding MFS transporter, with the translated sequence MSEQARRSRGVLPALVLSVLAFSLVQTSVVPILPTLQKDLNVAGSGITWLMTANLLSAAVLTPLLARVGDLRGRKPMLVVAIAGVLVGGILGGIGGSFGMLLIARIVAGTGGAILPLAVAIVRDELPREKVTGGVAMVSAALGVGSGLGLVATGVVMEHFSYESVFWMGAVLAAVAFALVVAVVPHDPIKAEGKSDPLGAVLLAGWLSALLIAVSQGNDWGWASGRTLGLFVTAAVVLVLWVVVERRVASPLVDIAMLAKPAVAVTNTAGVLVGFAMYGSFLLMSDFTQTPKAVGYGFGASVLASGWMLFPSAVGSFAAAPVGAALIKRGGPRLPLVLGGAFTAVGLGLLIFAHSSSWHVVVAAGVMGIGVGMAYAAMPAYINASVPVQQSGIANGMNAVLRTVGGAVGTAVIGAVLTAHMKPVAPGVKLPTIDAYTHAFLIASVLAVVAAVVPFLVKAPRMAAMTTPDTIDAIDAVDGGEGASGSNGSKTMAGVNA
- a CDS encoding MarR family winged helix-turn-helix transcriptional regulator, giving the protein MKYLTTAGPDVERWSAPAYRGSVSRADLPAALDNRRDPVTAEVLELFWAASQSFYDNYDEAAARHDLTRMQAFVLANLMAGPKPMRFLADHLKCEPSNITGLVDRMEARGLVTREPDPEDRRVKRITATELGRASFDAVWGGLTFAAEPLAGLSGSERETLRDLLRRIVPTQDTQKAAE
- a CDS encoding ketose-bisphosphate aldolase, producing MPLKPTGELITAARAGHRGLAAFNVITLEHAEAIVAAAESVQSPVILQISENAVKFHHGRLAPIARASAAVAEAAGVEVALHLDHVEDPALLRQAADYGFGSAMFDGSHLDYDANVAATREAADWAHARGLWLEAELGKVGGKDGEPPLSAHAPGARTDPEEARAFVVATGVDALAVAVGSSHAMTDRSAVLDHELIARLRDAVGVPLVLHGSSGVPDEELARAVAGGVVKVNIGTALNIAFTGAVRGWLEQAPANAVDPRKYLAPAREDMAETAARFINVLSPDAD
- a CDS encoding 1-phosphofructokinase family hexose kinase, with protein sequence MIVTVTLNPALDITYTIAELKAGTTHRPRVHAQAGGKGVNVSRTLHALGHETVAVLPLGGFDGDAVRAELEAAGVPHHAIPIAGATRRTVTVVEESGQATGFNESGPELSGIEWAEICAAVASLLESAVLDASAVLVLSGKLPRGLAEDVYAELITVAESLGVPTILDAEGAPLLAALAARPAIVKPNAHELLDATGLADPRAAAAELLDRGARAVVSSNGPEGLTALTAEGTWTARPPRIDGGNPTGAGDASVAALAVGLAAGAPWPETLADAAALSAATVLTDRAGVFDAEAYRRFSGEIEPC
- a CDS encoding ROK family protein — encoded protein: MSDPEQQGAGAGAGVAAATTPVHALALDVGGTGIKAGLVTRDGELTRTWRRATRIERGSQAVIDTIADFAAELVEEAAAEGTPVAAAGFALPGIINEKTGVGVFSATIGWRDVPFGDLLGARLAVPVAIGHDVRAGGVAEARIGAGRGSARFVFLPLGTSIGGAIMIDGVPNLGPHGMGGEFGHIVVRPGGLPCGCGLRGCLAQYSAAGAVAARYAEAAGTPKAGALDVVARLADGDPIARRIWDEAVDVLADALLTTAALLDPDRVVIGGGLAEAGATLMTPLAQALAAKATYHVLPELVTAELGDLAGCLGAGLLAWDLVP
- a CDS encoding SIS domain-containing protein, whose translation is MSGTEYVDAEIASQPDTWRRAAAIATGPTAEALPSKGERVAVVGCGTSLYMAQAYAVLREQAGLGDTDAFAASEFPFGRAYDRVVALSRSGTTTEVLELLQRLRGVIPTVAVIADPDTPAPVLADATIVLDFADEKSVVQTRFATTALTLFRAHVAAQSGTAFDLEKIVADAARCVTEPLPDGILDKTQFAFLGRGWTVGLANEAGLKMTEASLTWTQSYPAMEYRHGPISIASPGTVTWMLGEAPRGLAEQVEATGGQWLDAGADGRDPLAELIRVQRLAVALGGRKGLEVDNPRNLTRSIILSEV
- a CDS encoding DeoR/GlpR family DNA-binding transcription regulator, which gives rise to MRQEDRLGAILALLADHGSVGVVETAERLGTSQATIRRDLQALEEQGLVKRTHGGAVPAGVLYELPMRYRGARQQEEKSRIAELAAGLIDESAATVGLCGGTTTSEVARFLGMRGGLKIVTNALNIAAELALRPAIDLVVTGGTVRTESYELIGPVAERALEGFNLDASFLGVGGVSATAGVTTHHEVEAQTNRAMILQSSRVIVVADGTKVGRRAFARIAEAALVSDLVTDPSADPAELDALRELGVRIHLAD
- a CDS encoding ArnT family glycosyltransferase, which produces MLVVRVMAWITRRSSDRSLVAALTALAAVVFGWGFQRGRTHPYYTAAVRSMGADWHDFVYGSFDPRGFITTDKLPGAFWVQALSVRMFGFHPWAVLLPQVLAATACVPLLFVTVRRWAGRGAGYAAAVAYTLTPVTVALSRTNIPDALMVFFMVVAAHALWRWADGGRRATWWLAASAVWLGVAFNVKMGQALLVVPVFAGACFLLGVGSRWWRLGRAAAYGTLVAAVSLAWMVFVTLTPASQRPYIDGSVHNSVWEMVFQYNGFGRIGGQGAGTDPLAGGAVLSGAGGPAGLGRIFGAASAGQISWLVPAAVAGLAAGLWAAWRSARKAKTAFGTGLAPEVDTSADSTAQQGISPNPTRRRTTAGYLFWGGWLGIYGLAFCAATGIHSYYTSTLAPPVAALAGAAFIAAARNRSWYLPALVAMTAGWAFLASRETPHYQPWLRWFVLGAAVLAIVLLPWARISRNRMLGSLSAVAVATAALAAPAVWATSVLTRRGDTMGSVAASAGPPQAMFGGRKNSAAVNTEVEHGLRDFGRGPDPQVVRFLKHNRDGRPYAAAVDGSMTAASYLADNVPVLPMGGFTSDAPVPTVQGLAQLVRTGQVRYVVVSGMRMGGRSVAAEDRDAWVTGHCHSIPGFAPGTGKAATGLFDCS